The DNA segment GGCCATGGTCGCCTGCATCATCTCTCTGCTCTTGGGCAAAGCCCTGGTGTGGGCAATGGCGTATTAGGAACAGCAGCCACCTTACTGCAGCTCCATATTAGCCTTCACTGCTGAGCTGTGACGAGTGTGCCGAGCAGCAACAACCACCCAGTCAGCGGACGAGAAACGGCAAGCCGACTGTTCAACCTCCGGCAAGGGGCCAGACCAGTGGCTGACTTCGCCATTGAGTTCCGCACCCTCACCGCCGAGAGTGGGTGGAATACTGAGTCACTTGTCACTGCTTTCCACCAGGGTCTGTCTATCTCAATCAAGGATGAACTGGCCAATCGGGAACTGGGAGAGGACCCTGAGTCCATGATAATGCTGGCCATCAGGGTTGACAACCGCATCCAAGAATGTGTGAGACAGCGCCTTTTTGACACCACCCCCGTATCCCGGTTTCCGGAGCACCCCAAGTCCCCCAAGCCCAGCATTGAGGAGCCCAGGCAGCTGGGACGCACACATCTGAGCCCACAAGAACGTGACATGCGCATGCGCGACGGCAACTGCCTCAATTGCGGAGGTCTCAGCCATCTCCATTCTACATGCCCAAAGTTGACGGGAAACACCGGGGCTCACCAGGACAAGGGGAGACCCTGACGAGCTGTCCAGTTACACCCCAGCTACCCGGTCACCATCTGACACTACCCGCAACCCTCCATTGGGACAATCGTTAGCACCACATTTAAGCCTTCGTGGACTCCGGGGCCGCAGATCATTTCATTGATCAAGACTTCGCCAGAGAATTACAAATCCCCTGCGTGAAATGTCCCATCTCTCTGCAGATTCAAGCCCTCGATGGACGCCCCATCAGTTCCTGCCAGGTGGAATATCAGACcaagcccattctactgcaggTTGGGGTGAACCATTCAGAGAGACTTAGTTTATTTTTGATCACTGCTCCCAAGAACCCCCTTATCCTAGGGTACTCATGGCTAGTGCTACATAACCCACTCTTCTCCTGGTCCACGGGACACCTACTAGACTGGGGTAAGAACTGCCAGACAAGATGCCTAAGACCCTTACCAAGAGCCTCGCCGGGTTCCCCGGCATCCATTGAAGACCAAGACTTTTCCGCTCTCCCTCCCGAGTACTTCGACCTCCGGGAGGCCTTCAGTAAGATGCAACCCGccacctccctcctcatagtCCATATGACTGCGCCATAGAACTCCAACTCCACACCTCCCCGGGGCCGTCTATTCTCCTTCTCAACCCCTGAAGCAGCAGTCATGGACAATTACATCCAGGAGTCGCTGGAGACCGGTTTTATTCGCTCCTCTATATCTCCAGCTGGTGCAGGCTTCTTCTTCGTGggaaagaaggatggaggtctgcgtccCTGCATCGATTAGAGGGCTGAACAGGATTACAATTAAGAATCGTTACCCGCCTACCCCTGATGTCCGCCGCCTTGGAGTTGGCCCATGGGACccaattcttcaccaaactggacctccgcaacgcttacaatctggtgaCAATCAGAGATtgccagactccagccaccctagtcatagactgttctctctgctacagcacggtaAGCCGTACCGGggtaccaagtctaggtccaaaaagcttcttaacagcttctacccccaagccattcgactcctgaacagctaatcaaatttgcattgacccccccaccccagatttgatttgatttgattttgacacactcactcactcatcccTGTCGCATAGGGCAGCAACAAAGGCtctctatttctgtctgtctttggCCGTCTTCTCCACCGTGCCCCAGCTCTGGTGATGTTGTTGGAGCTCTGTCTCGATTATTTTTCGCCACAATGTCTTGGGCCTCCCCCTTTTACGTCTGCCCTCTGGATCCCCAACACACAACACAGGTTATTGGGATTCAGATGTTTCAGAGCCTGTAATGAGGCGCACACAAACTGCTTGTCTCTTCACCTTTGTATTGTGGCAGTTTTCCCAGGAGCACTAAAACTTTAATAAACCCTTCATAGATGCTTTAAAAGCATTAATAGATGTTTTATAACACTTACTAAACACACATTTTGCATGTGATGCACTCAATAACAATATTGTGAAAGCTTTGGAAATATAGCGTTATTGTTTGAAAAGTACATTTGTCTTCACTGTGATAAATAGAACActgtatttgtttttgtgtttttcttcCAGGCACTGCCAAGAAGGTGAGCTCAACCTCAAACCACATTCACCACCTCTATAATATCCAATATGGCTGAAGGAATGCCTTCATGGACCTCCGACAGGTTTgttgataaaatgtacatttcaaaGAGAAGTATCAGGAAACACGTAATGAACAAAATGCATTACGTTTCCCACGTGCCCTCAGAGAATGTAACAGTCAGCACTGCTTACAAAGTGGAAAGTGACTCTAACGCATCTGATAATGACGATACCGACTCCCTCTCAGGTAGTAGCTTCACTGGGATGATTTATTTAAACccacaaacacctacctggactATAGCTGAGAAGTTTACTGAACTCAACTCTGGAGAAGACAAGAGACTGTCTACCTATCAGGACCTCTGTAGTCCTCCAGGTTCACCCACGGCCATTGAACATAATTTTCCCAATGGAAGAGTTTCTACTGGCGTGTATGGGGTCTACTCAGACTCGTCACAACAAGAGGAAGGCAACATCAAGAAGGTTTCTAAAAGGAGACTGCAGAGGAAAGTGTGTAGCGGGAATCCTTCCGATCTGAAGCTGCGTCTGGTGAGAGAGATCAGACCCAAACCCAACGAGGCTCTGTCTGATGTGTGTTGTGATGTGCATGAGATTTTTGATGTGTGTGGGAAAAAGGGAAATGGGAAGAGTGGAGTATCACTAGTAATTCCCCCTCCATTAAACAAGGCTGTGGCCATGATTGATGCCTGTGAGAAGAATAAGGTGCCTATAGTCTTTACTGCCATGAAGAAACGTGGAgtagagggagacacagagaaccGGCCCTATAAGTGCACTCACTGCAACTGGGCCTTTAAGAAGTCCAGCAATCTGCAGAGTCATCTGGATACTCATAGTGGCCTGAAGGCTCATGTGTGTGACCTATGCGGCAAGGCCTATTCCCACCAGGGCACGCTTCAGCAGCACAAGCGCCTGCACACCGGAGAGAGACCATACCACTGCCCCTTCTGTGACAAGACCTACATCTGGTCCTCCGATTACCGCAAGCACATCCGCACACACACCGGAGAGAAGCCATACGTGTGCGAGACCTGCGGCAAGGACTTTGTGCGCTCCTCAGACCTGCGGAAGCACGAGCGCAACATGCACACCAACAACAAACCCTTTCCATGTACGCAGTGCGGCAAGACCTTCAACAAGCCGCTGTCCCTGCTCCGCCACGAGCGAACCCATCTGGGCGAGCGGCCCTTCTGCTGTTCCGTTTGTGGGAAAGCCTTTGCCGTGGCCAGCCGCATGGCAGAGCACCAGATGGTGCACACCGGGGTGAGACCCTACACCTGCCTGTTCTGCTCCAAATCCTTCACCAAGTCCTCCAACCTGCTGGAGCACCAGGCCGTGCACAGCGGCATCCGCCCCCACAAATGCTCCCAGTGCAGGGTGGCGTTCGCCATGGTGTCTCGCTTGGTCCGTCACCAGTGCGTCCATACCGGAGAGAAGCCCTTCAACTGCACAGGCTGCAGCAGGTCCTTCAGCCGCACAGCTGCTCTGAAGCGCCACCAGGAGCAGACGTGTGCCGGGAGGATCTTTGTATGTGTGAAGTGTGACAAGGCTTTTCAGTGTGCCTCTCAGCTCACTGAGCACATGCTGAGCCATGACTCTACTGTTGCTGCTTCTGCTGTCAGAAACACACAAGACTGATTGATGCTATTGCTGTTTGAGAGCTACCCTCTCATATAGTACACACTGTTGGTTTAGTCAACCTTATTGATCTTTACATGCTAGGGCAACATCCTGCTAGTCTGCTAAACCTTAAGGATCCTCTGACAAtgttctaaaatgcattaaaaaatatattatatttatattatatttttatattatatTTTAATTGTTCTAATGTGAAGCCTGAGTTTGGCTGGAAAAAAAGTACAATTGTTTAGGCAGAAATTATATGTAGCAaattttgaaaaatgtgtttttgcatgtacattgattaatGAATTTTATGCTagtcaaatatacagttgaagtcggaagtttacatacaccttagccaaatatatttaaaaattccctgttttaggtcagttaggatcaccactttattttaagaatgtgaaatgtcagaataatagtagagagagtgatttatttcaacttttatttaatcacattcccagtgggtcagaagtttacatacactgaattagtatttggtagattgcctttaaattgtttaacttgtgtcaaacattttgggtagccttccacaagcttcccacaataagttgggtgaattttggcccattcctcctgacagagctggtgtaactgagtcaggtttgtaggcctctttgctcgcacatgctttttcagttctgcccacaaatgttctataggattgaggttagggctttgtgatggccactccaataccttgactttgttgtccttaagccattttgccacaactttggaagtatgcttggggtcattgtccatttggaagatcccatttgcaaccaagcttcctgactgatgttgcttcaatatattcacataattttccttctcatgatgccaacatgatgctgccacccacatgCTTCGcggttgggaaggtgttcttcggcttgcaagcgttcccctttttcctccaaacataacaatggtcattatagccaaacagttctatttttgtttcatcagaccagaggacattcctccaaaaagtatcatcttggtccccatgtgcagttgaaaactgtagtctggcttttttatggcggttttggagcagtggcttcttccttgctgagcggcctttcaggttatgttgatatagaactcgttttactgtggatatagatacttttgtacctatttcctccagcatcttcacaaggtcctttgctgttgttctgggattgatttgcacttttcgcgccaaagtacgttcatttctaggagacagaactcctCTCCTTCCTGCTCGGTATGaccgctgcgtggtcccatggtgtttatacttgcgtactattgtttgtacagatgaacgtggtaccttcaggcgtttggaaattgctcccaaggatgaaccagacttgtggaggtctacaacttttttctgaggtcttggctgatttcgtttcattttctcatgatgtcaagcaaagaggcactgagtttgaaggtaggccttgaaatacatccacaggtacacctccaattgactcaaatgatgtcaattagcctatcaaaagcttctaaagccatgacatccttttctggaattttctaagctgtttaaaggcacagtcaatttagtgtgtgtaaacttctggcccactggaattgtgatacattcaaataatctgtctgtaaacaattgttggaaaaatgacttgtgtcattcacaaagtagatgtcctaaccgacttgccaaaactatagtttgttaacaagaaatgtgtggagtggttgaaaaacaagttttaatgactccaacctaagtgtatgtaaacttccgacttcatctgttacatggatttattgcacccgttactgaaatcgttgttccagtttagatgtttATGGTAGTCTCAAATCATAGTCTTACCTAGCAGTCATTCATAGTGAAGGCTGCGGGTGGATACAAATGCCAAAtgttggatatccccactctgCCTGGATTCCTATAgcaattacacatcactttgcaagccagtatAATGTGACTTGGAGGCCTGGTGTTACCTGTAAACTATGAGCTTTAGGCCACTGAAATACGTATTgtcttaaagaatataactttAATGACTACATGTTCACTTATGATCTtacttggtgaaggccacaggactgaaaacAAGTGAATGCAACAACCGtgtctctgtcactagcaaacaAAGTCATGGGTGGTACTGGTAACTCTAAAATTGACTCAAAAGGCCCTCTGGGAATTATGCAAATAAGGCTTAAAACCCTACAGCAGGGCCGAAAGATTTCTGGTTTTGAAATTTTGTATGGTTCTTCAGAGAACCATCTCCTTTATGGATCTTCAGAGACTCTAAAATCGTTCCCCTATGGCATTGCTCTCAATTACCTTATTTGGTTCAAATTTACGCCTCTATTTTTAAGAGTGTAGGTACGCGAAGGCTAATCTGTAGGGGAGTGACTATACACAAGAGCACATCTGAGACGCACACCTACAGATGTAGAtacttaatttgatcaccctgttgcagtgcaggaaatgtaaaacttgtaaagtatttgaggtttaaaaaggcttctgaagtttgtaatttccacttagaaatgttcCATAACGAAAgatttatcaacccctacaaaaatgtctgtTAATtctaattcacatttcctgttgctgcaggattattgtcctgctgtagcaaactgtctcaaatgaagatcctgcatctgtgtacatccaaaatggcaccctattccttatacagcttactacttttgaccacaaccCTATGGTtcctgggaatagggtgccatttgggatgcacctatAATGTATGAAGTGGAGATCAGTCCCGGGGGTGCAGTTCTAAGGTTAGCTAATCATATGGTAACAATCTGAATCTTTGAAAGTACAGTATTTTCACATTATTTATTGAATTTGTGTTTGttataaaaatacaattaaaaatcatagttttttttacttttacctgtgtgttttggtgttctTTTGATGAACAGTTTAGACACCTGactgtattccggggttttggtttagttctatattgtatatttctatgtcgattctagggtgtttatttctatgtttaggtattgggATTTGGGcattcaattggaggcagctgtttatcgttgactctgattgaaggtcctataattaggagtatgtttgttttgggaattgtgggaggttgttcttagcactgctgtgtctagcctgcaagactgttagttcggttcttgttttgtttatttagtgttcactaataaagttaagatgagcactcgacccactgcgccttggtccattcactgcGACGAGCGTGACACATACCTTAACCACTGACTGCTACTCAGTCTACATCGttatcaccatattagctaacatcaCAGTCAACAAACTAAAACTAATGCGTTAGActtgccgtgttcaaaacaactgggaactcggaaatctctggCTTCcaacttcagtgtgttcaagacaactggaaattATCTCAGAATGGGGAAAAATAGTTttaaacggtcatccaactcggaattccaagctggaaactctggcatctttctagagctctcactttccaacctgaagatcacggACGTCCTGATTTCACCCCGTTCTTTTCCGAGTTACCAATGGTCTGGAAAGCACCATAAACCCAAAATCCAATCCATGTGTACAATcacgcagtacagtgtacagcaagcagtttagcagttacaccggcgggccccggtagcaataaattaataaaaccgaaagcttaccttgacttggaagagttgcagtgttggatagccttagccagctagctgacatGAATatcattcctctctgtttgagtcaggttgttaagtgaaaggtaaactaagaaaaaaatacaaaaacatctatttctctctgctgcttctctttaatttttgaagaaattaatttgttcaaaactgtttaacaattgtctttctctcactTTGAGTCAACTATTCACCAcactttatgcactgcagtgctagctagctatagcttatACTTTCAGTGctagattaattatctgatcctttgatgaTTGGATGGACTACATGGCAGTTGGTGCAAGAGCTCTGTCCTCCacaagttgtcataattactgtgtatgtctatggaaggggtgagaaccatgagcctcctaggttttgtattgaagtcaatgtacccagaggaggatgtcctctggctacaccggCTACATTGGTGCTACCCTAgagggtgctgttgaggctactgtagactttcgtttcaaaacagtgtgttttaatcagttatttggtgaagTGGATATATTTTgtgtagttttatctaaaaaggataacttttttaatgtgtcaccatttacattttttcctgaaattcactgagtaggatggtcctacacttcctcctctgaggagccagCACTGGtgtcttaaaataaatacatgttattttgaaagaatagccATCAAATAATTTAGGATACAGGGAGGGACCAGAAACTGGTCACAATGCTGACACAGTGGACAAATAAGAGACACCTTTTAATGTGTAGGTGCATAtctgaaaatgtgggcacaatcataatgtggacaagatcaggacaaaggattcatgttagcaccaggtataaatgaggcttttatttatttttacaattatttaaccaagtaagttgactgagaaaacattctcatttacagcaacgacctggggaaatAGACTCTAGTCACGTCCTAGTGTGTTGATACATTAGTGAGAAGAAATAACGGACACCTGACGTCCTTGCACTCTTGCCCAGGGTGGCACTTtttatgtttgtgtctgtgggtCAAGAAATATTGTGTGAATATTTGCTAGATGTCAGAAGAATGCAGAATGTTATTTTAGTTGTCAAGCTGCCCCTGCCCCACCCACCATCCTCCCTTAAACAAGTGTTCATTGTTTTTTATAATGTAAACATTATAgaccattttattttaaaagcatTTACATTTTGATCATACAGGCTGAAATCATGGAGAATAAAATATGATAAAACAAGTTTTCATTGAGTGGAACAATTTTTGGTTCTGAGAAGTCTGGTTCAACTATGACAGAGTTACATTGGCAATGGGGTTTGTATTATATAATGTCTATACTAATCCTATAATTGCTTATAAGATATATTGGAAAATATTTCTGACAGGAGCTGGACATTTtatctgtaacggttgtcgtacgtaatggaccaaggtgcagcgggttgagtgctcatcgtaACTTTAgttgaacactgaacaaaacaaaacaagaaaacgatcgaacgcacagtattgcaggcta comes from the Salmo trutta chromosome 4, fSalTru1.1, whole genome shotgun sequence genome and includes:
- the LOC115192324 gene encoding zinc finger protein 648-like, translated to MAEGMPSWTSDRFVDKMYISKRSIRKHVMNKMHYVSHVPSENVTVSTAYKVESDSNASDNDDTDSLSGSSFTGMIYLNPQTPTWTIAEKFTELNSGEDKRLSTYQDLCSPPGSPTAIEHNFPNGRVSTGVYGVYSDSSQQEEGNIKKVSKRRLQRKVCSGNPSDLKLRLVREIRPKPNEALSDVCCDVHEIFDVCGKKGNGKSGVSLVIPPPLNKAVAMIDACEKNKVPIVFTAMKKRGVEGDTENRPYKCTHCNWAFKKSSNLQSHLDTHSGLKAHVCDLCGKAYSHQGTLQQHKRLHTGERPYHCPFCDKTYIWSSDYRKHIRTHTGEKPYVCETCGKDFVRSSDLRKHERNMHTNNKPFPCTQCGKTFNKPLSLLRHERTHLGERPFCCSVCGKAFAVASRMAEHQMVHTGVRPYTCLFCSKSFTKSSNLLEHQAVHSGIRPHKCSQCRVAFAMVSRLVRHQCVHTGEKPFNCTGCSRSFSRTAALKRHQEQTCAGRIFVCVKCDKAFQCASQLTEHMLSHDSTVAASAVRNTQD